A segment of the Oncorhynchus tshawytscha isolate Ot180627B linkage group LG19, Otsh_v2.0, whole genome shotgun sequence genome:
TACACTGCTACTTGGCAAAAAAGTAATTAaatactgaaaacactacctagatttgaattgagttcaactaccaccaagctccTGCAAAATGTAGctatattactagtttaactacatgtagttcactactccccaacactgttgaCAATATATGTTGTCAGGGGCTGATAATGGGCGTTTTGTGATGGATGAGGTGACAGGGGAGGTGCGTCTGATGAAAGAAGTagagaacagactactgacacccACACTACGCCTACGGGtcatggtgagacacacacacacacacacacacacacacacacacacacacacacacacacacacacacacacacacacacacacacacacacacacacacacacacacacacacacacacacacacacacacacacgactacaGAGACTCTAAATAACTGaaaactctctccccctcctcaggcGTACCAGAGGAATGATCCTAGGAAGTACTCAGTTGCCACAGTGGTGATCCGTGTTGTGGCTGTCAACCGCTTTCCTCCCCAGTTTGGTCGGGCCGAATACCGTGGTTTTGTCACTGAAGGCAACAGCCCTGCCTCACTGGTCAACACTTACGGAAACACCGTGCTGCTGCTACAGATACAGGACAGGGACTTCTCTGATgtatgcatacaaacacacacacacacgcacacgcacgctcATACACACAGCTGGATTATGCATCGTGTAATATTCTGTAACTTCAACTCTCTCTTCCCTTAATTGGTAGGGGATTAATCCCAAGATGCACTACTCCCTGAGGTCCTCGTCCAATCACACAGAGTTTTACCACATCACACAGGAGGGGCTTCTGATCGCCAGGACCAATCAGTTACGGCCATCACAGAAACACAGTCTGAAGGTGGGCTTTGATTGGACAGAACAGTATTTGAGAGAACAACGTAATGATGGACAAGCTAaattggtgatgatgatgatgatgatgatgatgatgatgatgatgatatcaTGCAGGTAGTGGCTGTGGATCTGGAGTCAGGTGACATGGCCACGGCTCTCATAAAGGTGGAGGTGCTGTATGAAGGACAAATAGGTAACACagccgcacacacatacacacacacaattacaattTGTGTGGTCGTACTTGCTCTCAGTGTAAGtatgcatacagtaccagtcaaaagtctggacacacctactatttcaagggtttttcttcatttttactattatctacattgtagaataatagtgaagacattaaaactgtgaaataacacatttggaatcatgtaataaccaaaaagtgtaaaacaaatccaaatatattttagatttgagattcttcaaagtagccaccctttgcttgatgacagctttgctcactcttggcattctctcaaccagctttacctttaccaacagtcttgaaggagttcccacatatgctgagcacttgttggctgcttttccttcactctgcggtccaactcatcccaaaccatctcaattgggttgaggtcgggtgattgtggaggccaggtcatctgatgcagcactccatcactctccttcttggtcaaatagcccttacacacccTTGGGGTGTGTTAGGTCGATgttcttttgaaaaacaaatgatagtcccactaagcaaaatccagatgggatggcgtatcgctgcagaattctgtggtagccatgctggttaagtgttccttgaattctaaataaatcacagacagtgtcaccagcaaagcacccccacaccatcacacctcctcctccatgcttcacggtgggaaccacacatgcagagatcatctgttcacctactctgagtctCGCAAAGACACGgcaattggaaccaaaaatctcaaatttggagtcatcagaccaaaggacagatttccactggtctaatgtccattgctcgtgtctcttggcccaagcatgtctcttcatattattggtgtcctttagtagtggtttctttgcagcaattcaaccatgaaggcctgattcacacagtctcctctgaaaagttgatgttgagatgtgtgtgttacttgaagtctgtgaagcatttatttgggcagcaatttctgaggatggtaactctaatgaacttatcctctgcagcagaagtaactctgggtcttcctttactgtggtgatcttcatgagagccagtttcatcatagcgcttgatggtttttgcgactgcacttgaataaactttcaacgttcttgaaatgttccatattgactgacctttatatcttaacgtaatgatggactgttgtttgtctttgcttatttgagctgttcttgccataatatggacttggtcttttaccaaatagggctatcttctgtataccaaccctaccatgtcacaacacaactgattggctcaaatacattaagaaggaaagaaattccacaaatgaacttttaacaaggcacacctgttaattgaaatgcattccaggtgactagctcatgaagctggttgagagaatgccaagagtgtgcaaagctgtcatcaagacaaagggtggctactttgaagaatctcaaatataaaatacattttgatttgtttaacacttttttggttactacatcattccatatgtgttatttcatagtgttgatgtcttcactattattctacaacatagaaaatagtaaaaaaaataaagaaaaaccctggaatgagtaggtgtgtccaaacttttgacaggtactatATGTGTGTGCAGTCCCTCAGGGCCCATTGGGGGACGGGCATCTCCATGGTAGCTGTGCAGTAGGCAAGGCTATGGGTGTGGTCATCCTGGGACTGACTCTGTTAGGCTGCGCTCTGTATGCACTGCAGCATGTCCTCCGGACATACAGAGGACTGAAGGACCCAGAGGACAGGGGCTGTATAGCACAGGGAAAACACCCCAATGTGGTGAGATATACTGACACTTCACCCTGACCCCTACCCTTTTAACTTTTAACCTCTAACATTTAGACATTTTAGTCCTGTGCACTGACCTGTGCGTCTCTCTGTTTGATCTACCCTGCTGGTCTAGAGATTACAATGGTTCCAactggtgagtctctgtgtgtgtgtgtgtgtgtgtgtgtgtgtgtgtgtgtgtgtgtgtgtgtgtgtgtgtgtgtgtgtgtgtgtgtgtgtgtgtgtgtgtgtgtgtgtgtgtgtgtgtgtgtgtgtgtgagtgtgtgagagacctTTCCAACTGGTGAGTTAATAGACAAAGGAGCAAGTGAGCTAACATCACATAGTGTAtcagagagacagtcagtcagccatgtCGATTTGTGTCTTTTCTCCCCAGGTGAGTCACAGTAGCCCCATGCCAGTCCTTGATGAGGTGAAGTTCAAAAAGGAGGGTCTAagcacctccacctccacctccaagcTACTGGGCGGTCAGAGCATTTACACACCTGCAGACTCGGACCCTTCTCCATTCAACGCTTTACCCATAGCTACACCCTCAACAACCTACATCCAGCCTATACTAGCCAACTCCACCCATACACCTGCTACAACCATCACACCTGAACTACTCAAGACATCCACTCAACTCCTGGGCAACTCCAGCTCTAGTACACCACTACACCCATCACCTACACCTACCATGGATCAGACAGACTCGCCTTTAGCTACACACCCCTCCCCTGTTGCAGATCCAATAGGTACACACACTCAGGTAGAAGAGACACCTACCTCACCTAACCATCAGCAGGTACACACACCTTTACCTCCTCCCACTCCGATCAACTCACCCCCTCACCCCACACCCCCTCCTACCTCACCTACCacacctctccctttctcacctACTCCAGACCCGATACACAATCCTGAATGTACAGGATATAATCACACACCTTTACTTACTCCACCCTGTCCAGAGCAGGACAGGGTAGGGACACCCCCACCTAAACCCACCCCAGGGCAAACACATACCCCTGTACTGACCATCACCTGCCCAGAGCAGGTAGGACATCCAGGGTACCCTGAGGAGCGCAGACCCTCCACCCACAGCCCTGAGACAGCCTCCATCGGTGATGATGACTGCTTCCTGGGGGATGAAGAGGCCAccaggaacagtgatgatgatgaggatgaagagCTGGTGAGACTCTATTCTCACATACAGCCCACATTCCTGATAACAGACTACGACAATGACATCACGACTGAGAGCCCTGCCAGTGGTGGAGCGGAGGAGGGGACTGGGAACAGcgaaggagtggagagagagagggattggatGGAGGGAAACAAGGAAAGGGCCGGGAGAGACAGGGATGATatggaaggaaagggggataaATTAGAGAGCGAAGGGGAGAGTTTGAAACAGGGGAGTCCATCATTTCAACCCTGTGATACAGAGCAGGAAGTATCAGTGGGCCAATTAAAGGAGTGATAAACAGTTACCCAGCAACACTCTATTGCAACACTCTCTAGTCACTGAGGCCAAACATTTAAGAACACTCTGAAACACgcttgcacaaacacacacagacacacacacacgtacactgatgATATTGGAACATCCTAGACTTGCCTCAAGCAAGTGTAGgtgaaacacaacacaacaggccATGTGTCTGAGATATAGGCCACACTCCTCTTGTAAGGCCTTTGACTTGAGTCTTTTGCGTTACTGTGTTTTTGTTGATGTTCTTATTTTGTTCTAAAATGGTTCAAGTGATTCCTGCACACTGTGTGTAGGCCTACTTCTGTCCTCCCCTTTGACCATTCTTATTTAGTTTTGACAAAAAACACCCCTGTGATAAGATGTTACCTACTTCAGTGCTAGCCATGAACTTCATGCTTCTCACGTAGTTCCAATGTCCACAACACAGGATTTGGAATGATGGTCATGAGAAATTGCTTCAgcaaatatttttgttgtttggATTGTGTGTTCTTCTACTGTATTTCTGTGTAGCATGATGTAAAATATGATGACCAGAATTTGCAGGTTACATCaactgtctcagtctgtctctacagtataaaTCAGTAAAGCCATCATGTGACTGAAGCACTGGTTCATGGGAGTTGTGGTTCTTATACCCTggagactaacacacacacacacacacacacacacacacacacacacacacacacacacacacacacacacacacacacacacacacacacacacacacacagagagggagacagataaaTGCTCAGTCAAAtccatatatactgaacaaaaatataaacgcaacatgcaacaatttcaaagactttactgagtttcagttcatataaggaaatcagttaattgaaataaaatcattaggccctaaatggatttcacatgactgggaatgcagatatgtgtctgttggtcacaaataccttaaAAACAAGGcaagggcatggatcagaaaaccagtcattacctggtgtgaccaccatttgcctcatgcaaatgtgaaacatctcctttgcatagagttgatcaggctgttgattgtggcctgtgtaatgttgtcccactcctcttcaatgggtgtgcgaagttgctggaatttgctgggaactggaacacgctgtagtACATGTCGAtcaagagcatcccaaacatgtgcatctctgtgcattcaaaatgccatcgataaaatgcaattgtgttcgttgtcctcagcttatgcctgcccataccataacctcaccgccaccatggggcactctgttcacaatgttgacatcagcaaaccgctcgcccacttGACGCCATACACAGggcctgcagttgtgaggccggttggatgtactgccaaattttctaaaaacgatgttggaggcggcttatggtggagaaattaacattcagttttctggcaacagctctggtggacattcctgcagtcagcatgccaattgcacattccctcaaaacttgagacatctgtggcattgtgttgtgtgacaaaactgcacattttagagatacacctgtgtaatgatcatgctgtttagacAAGCTTCTtaatatgctacacctgtcaggtggatggattatcttggaaaggagaaattctcactaacagggatgtaaacaaatgtgcgcacacaatttgaaagaaataagcttttgtgcataTTGAAAATGTCTGCaatctttttatttcagctcatgaaacatgggaccaacactttacatgttgcgttaaaAAAATTATTCGGTGTAGTATGACTGAGGCTacacgagacagacagacagaagggggcGCTGGCCATTTAACAACAGCCTCGGAGAAGTAGGCtatagtgtgcgtgtgtgcgcgtgtctgaTGTAGAATGATTCACTTTTGGGACAACGTTAAAGCAGCCCAGCCCACCAATATCAGTCATGCTCGTGTGCGCTGTCCATTAATCCGTTTATTCATTTATCAAACTATCTATTTTATTACTATCACGCGATTTGCAGTTGTCCAGAGAGATGACGTTATTACTGCTTATACATTACGTAATGCACCGGCGGCTGGGAATCCCAATATTATATTAAAAACAGAATATTCATACATTCAAACATACCGTTTTTAGCATCTTCTGATAATAGTCTAATCTGTTCATATGGTATAGATCTGTCATAACATGTGGCTTTATATATACCTTTTGTAGTGTTAAATGAAGAAGCGATACAGTGAGTGAGACATTCAGAGAAaaagagcaggacaggacagaccgACAGCCGCTTGGTCTCGCTCTGGGGTGGACCGCTACACGCGCACGAGACGCGGCAGATCAGCGGCAGAGAAAGACTCAGCGGAGAACGGATTCCTCTATGTGTACTGTACACCATAATAATTACTAGTATTAAAATTGTCGTTTGGCGGGTTCGTTGTTAATAACCGTTTAgcgggagagtagaggagaactgTGCCGCTGTAACTAGAGTCGCTATGGCCGCTCTATCAGGAAGTGAGATGTGCGTCAAATACCTGATGTTCGCTTTTAACCTGATTTTCTGGGTGAGTCACTACTATACTATTAAAGCACCTGtgttggtttgtttgtgtgtgtgtgtgtgtgtgtgtgtgtgtgtgtgtgtgtgtgtgtgtgtgtgtgtgtgtgtgtgtgtgtgtgtgtgtgtgtgtgtgtgtgtgtgtgtgtgtgtgtgtgtgtgtgtgtgtgtatgcatttgtgtatgtgtgtgtgtgtgtgtgtttgtgtgtgtattagtgtggcTTGCAGACAACAGCAGGTTCATTCATAGAAATATTATTTCTAAGGGTTTATTCCACACGGTATTGAGGTGGTGTACAGCAAGAGGATGATAcaagtgagtgtgtgcgtgtgaaagAACGATATACAGACTGACATATAAAGACACATAGCGTAAAAGAGTGCAGCTGAGTGCAATTGTTGCATGTACTAACCTGTTCCTGGCATAATGATAGCCTACTCTCAACCCTTCAACATACTGTAGCAACCAAAAGATAGAGgctatctgtttgtgtgtgtgtgtgtgtgtgtgtgtgtgtgtgtgtgtgtgtgtgtgtgtgtgtgtgtgtgtgtgtgtgtgtgtgtgtgtgtgtgtgtgtgtgtgtgtgtgtgtgtgtgtgtgtgtgtgtgtgtgtgtttgtgtgtgtgtgtgtgtagatgtatcTGTCTTGGAAGGGTTTGTCAGTATCTGCTTGGGGGAATTGGAGTGATTTAGCTGGCCATGACTGGACTGAGAAGTGGCATCTTGTCTGTGACCGGTGGAAtaatctccctctcacacacacacacacacacacacacacgcgcacgcacacacacacgcacacacgcacacacacacacacacacactggccgaATAATCCCTGGTGGCTAAGTGACCCAGTTCTAGTGTGCACAGCATTTCAGTAATTCGACCTTGGTATGTGGTTGtgtctgttttgtgttttgtcttggTGGGGTGTGTGAATGCGTGACACTTGTATGCACAATACAGAtgaatgtttatgtgtgtgtgtgtgtgtgtgtgtgtgtgtgtgtgtgtgtgtgtgtgtgtgtgtgtgtgtgtgtagggtagtcTGTAGTGTGTGTACCCAATTGTGTGCAAGCAGCATAATTAGATTAAACATACTAACTCAATCACTCACAGAGTAGACCAACTAAATCATTCACAGAGTAGACCAACTATATCAATCACAGTGTAGAACCCAGGTTGtctgcatccctccctccctccctccctccctccctccccctccctccctccctccctccctccctccctccctccctccctccctccctccctccctccctccctccctccctccctccctccctccctccctccctccctccctccctccctccctccctccctcctcactcactcactcactcactcactcactcactcctcactcaccactcactcactcactccctccctccctccctcactcactcactcactcactcactcactcactcactcactccctcactcactcactccctccctcctctacctctctgatCAGGTGACTTCAGGGCGTGACGTATACTCTCTACTACTTTCTCTGTCTATCACTCTttgctctctgtatctcctctctttgtctctctcacgcTCTGTGAGGCTGTCTAGGGAAATAGGAGAGAAGTGTTCTGCTCTGTTACACACAGAGATCACGTTAGTAACATGGCAGTGTTCGGAGGGATCAGGTGTCTGAAGTACATCATGTTTATCTTTAACTTTTTCTTCTATGTACGTCTACTtcacttagtgtgtgtgtgtgtgtgtgtgtgtgtgtgtgtgtgtgtgtgtgtgtgtgtgtgtgtgtgtgtgtgtgtgtgtgtgtgtgtgtgtgtgtgtgtgtgtgtgtgtgtgtgtgtgtgtgtgtgtgtgtgtgggagagacagACGGATAGAGACGTAAGCGTGAGAGAGTGCACCTGAGTGCAACTGTTGCATGTACCAGCTTGCTCCTGGCATACTGATATTCTCAACAATACTTTAGCAATCGAAAG
Coding sequences within it:
- the LOC112219120 gene encoding cadherin-related family member 5-like isoform X2; translation: MQLQRSCLWRWRVLLWSTLLLLIPLSATEDGVSLEDGSGDPGLDQTVRGENWNPCLEGHDVFSKVKENSMIGELIAELNTELTANDVVWSLTGEDADWFFLERRSIRLNAPLDRVLDREVQGPVLMAALTCYEEDTVQSEYRIMVEILNENDNTPEFVESTIQPRSISELAEVKTVVFTVQATDADGDTIMYSIDQTSPDAAYFRVDLPNSGEVILAKPLDYETKTQLKIIIYASEMNTVEKFNTSAILTVNILDGDDQYPQFLPCMPPSNDQSNRVCSNPVYTVNITEGEQDVLLDFSPGPINAVDGDRGLSSPLSYSILSGADNGRFVMDEVTGEVRLMKEVENRLLTPTLRLRVMAYQRNDPRKYSVATVVIRVVAVNRFPPQFGRAEYRGFVTEGNSPASLVNTYGNTVLLLQIQDRDFSDGINPKMHYSLRSSSNHTEFYHITQEGLLIARTNQLRPSQKHSLKVVAVDLESGDMATALIKVEVLYEGQIVPQGPLGDGHLHGSCAVGKAMGVVILGLTLLGCALYALQHVLRTYRGLKDPEDRGCIAQGKHPNVRLQWFQLVSHSSPMPVLDEVKFKKEGLSTSTSTSKLLGGQSIYTPADSDPSPFNALPIATPSTTYIQPILANSTHTPATTITPELLKTSTQLLGNSSSSTPLHPSPTPTMDQTDSPLATHPSPVADPIGTHTQVEETPTSPNHQQVHTPLPPPTPINSPPHPTPPPTSPTTPLPFSPTPDPIHNPECTGYNHTPLLTPPCPEQDRVGTPPPKPTPGQTHTPVLTITCPEQVGHPGYPEERRPSTHSPETASIGDDDCFLGDEEATRNSDDDEDEELVRLYSHIQPTFLITDYDNDITTESPASGGAEEGTGNSEGVERERDWMEGNKERAGRDRDDMEGKGDKLESEGESLKQGSPSFQPCDTEQEVSVGQLKE
- the LOC112219120 gene encoding cadherin-related family member 5-like isoform X1, with the translated sequence MQLQRSCLWRWRVLLWSTLLLLIPLSATGNLFTIVEDGVSLEDGSGDPGLDQTVRGENWNPCLEGHDVFSKVKENSMIGELIAELNTELTANDVVWSLTGEDADWFFLERRSIRLNAPLDRVLDREVQGPVLMAALTCYEEDTVQSEYRIMVEILNENDNTPEFVESTIQPRSISELAEVKTVVFTVQATDADGDTIMYSIDQTSPDAAYFRVDLPNSGEVILAKPLDYETKTQLKIIIYASEMNTVEKFNTSAILTVNILDGDDQYPQFLPCMPPSNDQSNRVCSNPVYTVNITEGEQDVLLDFSPGPINAVDGDRGLSSPLSYSILSGADNGRFVMDEVTGEVRLMKEVENRLLTPTLRLRVMAYQRNDPRKYSVATVVIRVVAVNRFPPQFGRAEYRGFVTEGNSPASLVNTYGNTVLLLQIQDRDFSDGINPKMHYSLRSSSNHTEFYHITQEGLLIARTNQLRPSQKHSLKVVAVDLESGDMATALIKVEVLYEGQIVPQGPLGDGHLHGSCAVGKAMGVVILGLTLLGCALYALQHVLRTYRGLKDPEDRGCIAQGKHPNVRLQWFQLVSHSSPMPVLDEVKFKKEGLSTSTSTSKLLGGQSIYTPADSDPSPFNALPIATPSTTYIQPILANSTHTPATTITPELLKTSTQLLGNSSSSTPLHPSPTPTMDQTDSPLATHPSPVADPIGTHTQVEETPTSPNHQQVHTPLPPPTPINSPPHPTPPPTSPTTPLPFSPTPDPIHNPECTGYNHTPLLTPPCPEQDRVGTPPPKPTPGQTHTPVLTITCPEQVGHPGYPEERRPSTHSPETASIGDDDCFLGDEEATRNSDDDEDEELVRLYSHIQPTFLITDYDNDITTESPASGGAEEGTGNSEGVERERDWMEGNKERAGRDRDDMEGKGDKLESEGESLKQGSPSFQPCDTEQEVSVGQLKE